A DNA window from Helianthus annuus cultivar XRQ/B chromosome 15, HanXRQr2.0-SUNRISE, whole genome shotgun sequence contains the following coding sequences:
- the LOC118487482 gene encoding calphotin-like — translation MSSSSGVSDPVPVDSDDPMHSDPEVYTSDTESTDDDGFLPFALPDFGDDIQLADGIPAGDLPLAEIPAPIPLAAFPGKDLPLDVVSDDDVDLFEGLPEDDHEGGAPIADDVALPLVEIPDMEVHFDSSVSDSFELVASSIPPLGFGFIPRIDDDEDIEMEGEFDPVFPFDHDLDQEDELVLEEQPAEAPPAPVDPEPDIVPEHVLALDPVHEDAPVFVPPVIDALAIPPPVVEIPVMAPLPDPVFAELPVIALLFPDSAPVHADHAPFATHIDPRYADTRNGWIEEDDYPPYVIPVTPPTAPITAPLDIPLFPPHTKDVQRTDLPITFLHDIPLPRPGEGSSRQPFGHIPFMSGDSQFIPPISYPGFVPPMSSTVPVMSQFPHTTLPFTSAPHTTYPVSAPMGEPFLWSSPHVMPLSDPYHPFHVGYTTKDILTSLQLQQDALSRRIQELERAPRPPCHCQTPLAAPHAPFPSLPDSDIRFLPLDQQVAYLLCFAYALEEDLVHLRRLLFSHFPPPPPPSA, via the exons ATGTCTTCATCGAGTGGGGTCTCTGACCCAGTGCCGGTAGATTCTGACGACCCGATGCACTCAGACCCGGAGGTCTACACATCGGACACGGAGAGTACGGACGATGATGGATTTCTGCCATTCGCGCTACCAGATTTCGGTGACGACATACAGCTAGCTGATGGCATTCCAGCCGGGGATCTACCTCTTGCGGAGATCCCTGCTCCTATTCCACTCGCTGCATTTCCCGGCAAGGATTTGCCACTTGATGTAGTGTCAGATGACGACGTCGATCTTTTCGAGGGTCTCCCTGAGGACGACCATGAGGGCGGGGCCCCGATTGCGGATGATGTCGCTCTTCCGTTGGTTGAGATTCCTGATATGGAGGTTCATTTTGATTCGTCAGTCTCAGATTCTTTTGAGTTGGTAGCTTCCTCTATTCCACCGTTGGGATTCGGTTTCATCCCTCGTATTGACGATGATGAGGATATAGAGATGGAGGGCGAGTTTGACCCTGTTTTTCCATTTGACCACGATTTAGACCAGGAGGACGAGTTGGTCCTCGAGGAGCAGCCTGCTGAGGCTCCT CCTGCTCCTGTCGATCCAGAGCCTGATATAGTTCCAGAGCACGTCCTTGCTCTTGACCCTGTTCATGAAGATGCTCCCGTTTTTGTACCACCAGTTATTGATGCTCTTGCCATACCACCACCAGTCGTGGAGATTCCAGTCATGGCACCTCTGCCTGACCCCGTCTTTGCTGAGTTACCAGTCATTGCGCTATTATTTCCCGATTCAGCCCCTGTGCATGCTGATCATGCACCTTTTGCTACTCACATAGACCCTCGATATGCGGACACCCGTAATGGGTGGATCGAGGAGGATGACTACCCTCCATATGTGATCCCAGTCACTCCCCCTACCGCACCTATTACTGCACCACTTGATATTCCGTTGTTTCCCCCGCACACCAAAGACGTCCAACGTACCGATCTTCCGATTACCTTTCTCCATGACATTCCTCTGCCACGACCTGGGGAGGGATCGTCGAGACAGCCTTTTGGTCACATACCATTTATGTCAGGAGATAGCCAGTTTATACCACCGATTTCTTATCCTGGTTTTGTTCCACCCATGTCGTCTACTGTACCTGTCATGTCTCAGTTTCCCCATACTACTTTACCGTTTACATCTGCCCCACACACTACTTATCCAGTTTCAGCTCCGATGGGCGAGCCATTTCTATGGTCATCACCCCATGTTATGCCATTATCCGACCCTTATCACCCATTTCACGTCGGATACACTACGAAGGATATACTTACGTCACTGCAGCTACAGCAGGATGCCCTGAGTCGACGTattcaggagttggagagagctccacgtccTCCATGCCACTGCCAGACCCCGTTAGCAGCACCACACGCTCCTTTTCCATCACTCCCTGACTCAGATATTCGTTTCCTTCCTCTTGACCAGCAGGTTGCTTACCTGTTGTGTTTCGCCTATGCTCTTGAGGAGGACTTGGTGCATTTGCGCCGGTTGCTTTTCTCTCACTTTCCACCTCCTCCGCCGCCATCAGCATAG